The following proteins are encoded in a genomic region of Serinus canaria isolate serCan28SL12 chromosome 15, serCan2020, whole genome shotgun sequence:
- the RAB35 gene encoding ras-related protein Rab-35: MARDYDHLFKLLIIGDSGVGKSSLLLRFADNTFSGSYITTIGVDFKIRTVEINGEKVKLQIWDTAGQERFRTITSTYYRGTHGVIVVYDVTSAESFVNVKRWLHEINQNCDDVCRILVGNKNDDPDRKVVETEDAYKFAGQMEIQLFETSAKENINVEEMFNCITELVLRAKKENLAKQQQQQQNDVVKLTKNSKRKKRCC; the protein is encoded by the exons ATGGCCCGGGACTACGACCACCTCTTCAAGCTGCTCATCATCGGCGACAGCG GTGTGGGCAAGAGCAGTTTGCTGTTGCGTTTTGCAGATAACACCTTCTCAG GCAGCTACATTACCACCATTGGAGTGGATTTTAAAATCCGGACAGTTGAGATCAATGGTGAGAAGGTGAAACTCCAGATCTGGGACACAGCTGGCCAAGAACGCTTCCGGACCATTACATCAAC GTATTACAGAGGAACTCACGGGGTCATTGTTGTCTACGACGTAACGAGCGCAGAATCTTTTGTGAATGTAAAACGGTGGTTGCATGAAATTAATCAAAACTGTGATGATGTCTGCAGGATACTAG tgGGCAATAAGAATGATGACCCAGACCGAAAAGTGGTAGAAACAGAAGATGCCTATAAATTTGCTGGGCAGATGGAGATCCAATTGTTTGAGACCAGCgccaaagaaaatattaatgtgGAAGAG ATGTTTAATTGCATTACAGAGCTTGTCCTGcgagcaaagaaagaaaacttagcaaagcagcaacagcagcaacagaacGATGTGGTGAAGCTAACGAAGAACAGTAAAAGGAAGAAGCGGTGCTGCTaa